A genomic stretch from Flavobacterium humidisoli includes:
- a CDS encoding XRE family transcriptional regulator, with the protein MSLFSDNIRALRVKHKISQEKLAENLSITRGRYVKYEDGTSEAPYDILKKIALYFHMSIDLILSVDIRKIDVQNLIKLEGNRLILPIQVDSFGENFIEIVSQKAKAGYLNGYADPEYIESLQQITLPFLGPGKHRGFPVEGDSMPPHEDGSIIIGRYVEKLGDVMDGKTYILITKNEGMVYKRLNKNKKNSLVLESDNSFYPNYEVKASDILEIWEYECNIGRSDKKQEMTETGAMKDLLLELKREVREIKNNTSNA; encoded by the coding sequence ATGTCCTTATTTTCAGACAACATCAGAGCGTTAAGGGTTAAGCATAAAATATCACAGGAGAAATTAGCTGAAAACCTTAGCATTACCAGAGGAAGATACGTGAAATACGAAGATGGAACTTCGGAAGCACCGTATGATATTCTAAAGAAGATTGCGCTATATTTTCATATGAGTATTGACTTGATATTATCGGTCGATATTCGTAAGATTGATGTGCAAAATTTGATAAAACTAGAAGGCAACCGACTTATTTTACCCATTCAAGTGGATAGTTTTGGAGAGAATTTTATTGAAATTGTATCTCAAAAAGCAAAAGCAGGTTACCTCAATGGATATGCTGATCCAGAATATATCGAAAGTTTACAGCAAATTACACTTCCGTTTTTAGGTCCTGGAAAACACCGCGGATTTCCTGTTGAAGGGGATTCGATGCCACCGCACGAAGATGGTTCTATTATTATTGGTCGTTATGTGGAAAAGCTCGGAGATGTAATGGATGGTAAAACCTATATTTTGATTACTAAGAATGAAGGAATGGTGTATAAGCGTCTCAATAAAAACAAAAAGAACTCCTTGGTTTTAGAATCCGACAACAGCTTTTATCCGAATTATGAAGTGAAAGCTTCTGATATTTTGGAGATTTGGGAATACGAATGTAATATTGGCCGTTCGGATAAAAAACAAGAAATGACGGAAACTGGAGCAATGAAAGATTTGCTTTTAGAATTGAAAAGAGAAGTTCGAGAGATTAAGAATAATACTTCGAATGCTTAA